The following are encoded in a window of Sphaerisporangium siamense genomic DNA:
- a CDS encoding TetR/AcrR family transcriptional regulator: MSPRRSKEQNRSALVDIAARLLAGEGPEALSARRIAAEAGSSTMAVYTHFGGMSGLVREMVYEGFARLETYFAHVGRTDDPVADMTLFGRAYRHNAVANPHLYAVMFGGASLGGFSLSAEDRQYGRYTLSTVVECAMRCIEAGRFRTGDAELVANQLWTAIHGLVTLELGDYLIAPCDADRVFEAQLVTLMVGVGDTVEAATRSVASSAPRLAAEVHAARPPVSAGPSPATGRPA, translated from the coding sequence GTGAGCCCACGACGATCGAAAGAGCAGAACCGGTCGGCCCTGGTCGACATCGCCGCCCGGCTGCTGGCCGGCGAGGGCCCCGAGGCCCTGTCCGCGCGCCGCATCGCCGCCGAGGCCGGAAGCTCGACCATGGCGGTGTACACCCACTTCGGCGGCATGAGCGGCCTCGTGCGCGAGATGGTGTACGAAGGCTTCGCCCGGCTCGAGACCTACTTCGCCCACGTCGGCCGCACGGACGACCCCGTCGCCGACATGACGCTGTTCGGCCGCGCCTACCGGCACAACGCGGTCGCCAACCCGCACCTGTACGCGGTCATGTTCGGCGGCGCGTCCCTCGGCGGCTTCTCCCTGTCCGCGGAGGACCGTCAGTACGGCCGCTACACGCTCAGCACCGTCGTCGAGTGCGCGATGCGCTGCATCGAGGCCGGCCGCTTCCGCACCGGGGACGCCGAGCTGGTCGCCAACCAGCTCTGGACCGCCATCCACGGCCTGGTCACCCTGGAGCTCGGCGACTACCTCATCGCGCCCTGCGACGCCGACCGCGTCTTCGAGGCCCAGCTCGTCACGCTGATGGTCGGCGTCGGCGACACCGTCGAGGCCGCCACCCGCTCGGTGGCCTCGTCCGCCCCCCGCCTCGCCGCCGAGGTCCACGCCGCCCGCCCCCCGGTCTCCGCCGGCCCGTCTCCGGCGACCGGCCGTCCGGCCTGA
- a CDS encoding carotenoid oxygenase family protein, with amino-acid sequence MTVTERSMAITPVTAPAFPGRDEPLRVDGVIPAELDGAFVRSGPHPGGDGGSALVSGVRLSGGAAQWLRVSGEGVPSRPPAAWRGTDGRDGTVSAAPAVRDRITGEWHTVATRPGRDHAEHVVIGADGRVRAARSFPLAGAPLMTAVALTDRYVVVFDLPVVYDHAAALVGARSPYRARPERPARLGLLPRTGGEARWFTIEACRVTQVVNAYDDGPRVVVDAVRHDLSETAPAGSPTGSAVRRWTLDAVTGDVTERTLAEGLVHGAVDGRLDGRRHQMVFGVTAGGRALAGHDLAAGGGRARELAPGWTADRPVFAPRGAGEGNGWLLVLATDAAHGRAALLILDALNLGGRPQAVVHLPVAPPPADQAAWVTAPPSARGLVSRNMSTPAA; translated from the coding sequence ATGACAGTGACCGAGCGCTCCATGGCGATCACCCCTGTCACGGCCCCCGCTTTCCCGGGCCGCGACGAGCCGCTGCGCGTCGACGGCGTCATCCCCGCCGAACTGGACGGCGCGTTCGTGCGGTCCGGTCCGCATCCCGGCGGGGACGGCGGGAGCGCCCTGGTGTCGGGCGTGCGCCTCTCCGGCGGCGCCGCCCAGTGGCTCAGGGTCTCCGGCGAGGGCGTGCCGTCCCGTCCGCCCGCCGCGTGGCGCGGCACGGACGGGCGGGACGGCACGGTGAGCGCCGCCCCGGCGGTCCGCGACCGCATCACCGGCGAGTGGCACACGGTGGCCACCCGCCCGGGCCGCGACCACGCCGAGCACGTGGTCATCGGCGCCGACGGCCGCGTCCGCGCCGCGCGGTCCTTCCCGCTCGCCGGCGCTCCCCTGATGACCGCGGTGGCGCTGACCGACCGGTACGTCGTCGTGTTCGACCTCCCCGTCGTCTACGATCACGCGGCGGCCCTGGTGGGCGCCCGCTCCCCCTACCGTGCCCGGCCGGAGCGGCCCGCCCGCCTCGGCCTGCTGCCCCGGACGGGCGGGGAGGCGCGCTGGTTCACGATCGAGGCGTGCCGGGTGACGCAGGTGGTGAACGCCTACGACGACGGCCCCCGCGTCGTCGTGGACGCCGTGCGCCACGACCTCTCCGAGACCGCTCCCGCCGGCTCCCCCACCGGGTCCGCGGTGCGCCGGTGGACGCTCGACGCCGTGACCGGCGACGTCACCGAGCGCACGCTCGCCGAGGGGCTCGTCCACGGCGCGGTGGACGGCCGCCTGGACGGCCGCCGGCACCAGATGGTGTTCGGCGTGACCGCCGGCGGGCGGGCGCTCGCCGGGCACGACCTGGCGGCGGGCGGCGGGCGGGCGCGGGAGCTGGCGCCGGGCTGGACGGCGGACCGTCCGGTGTTCGCGCCGCGCGGCGCCGGCGAGGGCAACGGCTGGCTCCTCGTGCTCGCCACCGACGCCGCGCACGGGCGCGCCGCGCTGCTGATCCTGGACGCGCTGAACCTGGGCGGACGGCCGCAGGCCGTGGTCCACCTGCCGGTGGCGCCGCCGCCGGCCGACCAGGCCGCCTGGGTCACCGCCCCGCCGTCCGCCCGCGGGCTGGTCTCCCGGAACATGAGCACTCCGGCCGCCTGA
- a CDS encoding GNAT family N-acetyltransferase → MTAIMRRYAGPADLRAMQELTGRVWSPASPQHVGDLAWGRFMYTPEVADWPIALWEDGGRVVGWAWANLPGDLRLEVDPARPELLGEVLAWFDEQAGGGVRTVTPLDNQADVRAALTRHGYELQEGGPCFAPHARSLRGLPEPVLPEGYTARPVRGAEDLERRVAAHRNAWNSSRVTTESYRAVMAAWPYRPGLDWVVEAPDGEFVANCHVWYDDGTRVGLIEPVGTVPSHRRRGLSRAVCLAALRALRDAGGGMAVVSPRGDEAYPVPQMLYRSLGFRPYARTLTYVRTGSP, encoded by the coding sequence CATGCGGCGTTACGCCGGGCCCGCGGACCTGCGGGCGATGCAGGAGCTGACCGGGCGGGTGTGGTCGCCGGCGAGCCCGCAGCACGTCGGCGACCTGGCCTGGGGACGGTTCATGTACACCCCCGAGGTCGCCGACTGGCCGATCGCGCTGTGGGAGGACGGCGGGCGCGTGGTGGGGTGGGCGTGGGCGAACCTGCCCGGCGACCTTCGGTTGGAGGTGGACCCGGCGCGGCCGGAGCTGCTCGGCGAGGTGCTCGCCTGGTTCGACGAGCAGGCCGGCGGCGGCGTCCGGACGGTGACCCCGCTGGACAACCAGGCGGACGTCCGCGCCGCTCTGACGCGGCACGGGTACGAGCTCCAGGAGGGCGGGCCCTGTTTCGCCCCGCACGCCCGTTCGCTGCGCGGCCTGCCCGAGCCCGTGCTGCCGGAGGGGTACACCGCGCGGCCGGTGCGCGGCGCGGAGGACCTGGAGAGGCGCGTCGCGGCGCACCGGAACGCGTGGAACTCCAGCCGCGTGACGACGGAGTCCTATCGCGCGGTCATGGCCGCCTGGCCGTACCGGCCCGGCCTGGACTGGGTGGTGGAGGCGCCGGACGGGGAGTTCGTGGCGAACTGTCATGTCTGGTACGACGACGGCACGCGGGTGGGCCTCATCGAGCCCGTGGGCACGGTGCCGTCGCACCGCCGTCGCGGCCTGTCCCGCGCGGTGTGCCTGGCCGCGCTGCGCGCGCTGCGGGACGCGGGCGGCGGCATGGCCGTCGTCTCGCCCCGCGGGGACGAGGCGTACCCGGTGCCCCAGATGCTCTACCGGTCCCTCGGCTTCCGCCCCTACGCGCGAACCCTCACCTACGTCAGGACAGGCTCCCCATAG